One stretch of Chitinophaga pendula DNA includes these proteins:
- a CDS encoding family 16 glycosylhydrolase encodes MKRPRFPVMAGVGMALFALPFFSCQKERPVADSQEKSTRKPATEATYQLVWEDQFNGNSVDQSKWNFENGNLHVNNEKQYYQPANAAVTGGNLVITARKQSVEGQPYTSARLNTNGKFSIQYGRIEASIRMSSGQGLWPAFWMLGANIGQPGVGWPKCGEIDIMEQVNTSNTIYGTIHWDANGYVRYGGTTTTSFTDYHLYAVEWDANSIRWFVDGNNYATANIQNNINSTEEFHKPFFIILNLAVGGDFPGQNIDESKLPASMWVDYVKVYNIVNTPGGNAPIGSTITLRGNNNSYVSGENGTQAMNCNRPAPQAWEQFTVVDAGGGKIALRSQGKYVSSENGAAAMTCNKTTIGDWEKFDWVTNADGTISLRGNNGLYVSSENGVQPMTCNRPTIDGWERFRF; translated from the coding sequence ATGAAAAGACCACGTTTCCCCGTTATGGCCGGTGTAGGTATGGCCCTGTTCGCACTTCCTTTTTTTTCCTGTCAGAAAGAGCGTCCTGTTGCCGACAGCCAGGAAAAAAGTACCCGTAAGCCTGCTACAGAAGCTACCTATCAGCTGGTATGGGAAGACCAGTTCAATGGTAACAGTGTAGACCAGAGTAAATGGAATTTTGAAAATGGCAACCTGCATGTCAACAACGAAAAGCAGTATTATCAGCCCGCCAATGCCGCCGTTACCGGTGGCAACCTGGTAATCACCGCTCGTAAACAAAGTGTGGAAGGACAACCTTATACTTCTGCACGCCTGAACACCAACGGTAAGTTCAGCATCCAGTATGGCCGTATAGAAGCCAGTATCCGCATGTCTTCCGGACAAGGCTTATGGCCTGCCTTCTGGATGCTGGGTGCTAACATCGGACAGCCGGGTGTAGGCTGGCCAAAATGCGGCGAGATCGATATCATGGAGCAGGTGAATACCAGCAATACGATCTACGGTACCATACACTGGGATGCCAATGGCTATGTACGGTATGGCGGTACCACCACTACCAGCTTTACAGACTATCACCTCTATGCCGTAGAGTGGGATGCCAACTCCATCCGCTGGTTTGTAGATGGCAACAACTACGCGACTGCCAATATCCAGAACAACATCAACAGCACAGAGGAGTTCCACAAACCCTTTTTCATCATCCTCAACCTGGCCGTGGGCGGAGACTTCCCAGGCCAGAATATAGATGAGAGCAAGTTGCCCGCCAGTATGTGGGTAGATTATGTAAAAGTGTATAATATTGTGAACACTCCTGGTGGTAATGCACCTATCGGCAGCACGATCACACTACGGGGTAACAACAACTCCTATGTGAGCGGAGAAAACGGTACCCAGGCTATGAACTGTAACCGTCCCGCACCACAGGCATGGGAACAATTTACCGTAGTAGATGCCGGCGGCGGAAAGATCGCGCTGCGTAGCCAGGGCAAATATGTTTCCTCTGAGAACGGTGCAGCTGCCATGACGTGTAACAAAACGACCATCGGAGATTGGGAGAAATTTGACTGGGTAACCAACGCAGACGGCACCATCTCCTTACGTGGTAATAATGGGCTGTATGTATCCAGCGAAAACGGCGTACAACCCATGACCTGCAACCGTCCTACCATCGACGGCTGGGAACGGTTCCGGTTCTAG
- a CDS encoding glycosyl hydrolase family 18 protein — MKINSILSLRNVNRNARTALKFLCALLLTLSFTLSASTVSAQFKVIGYMPSWAGDVNTVQYSKLTHINYAFLLPTNTGGLQAIENPSKLQSLVSTAHARGVKVLISVGGWNNGNDQGFESLAANATYRNNFVNNMINFVNQYNLDGTDIDWEYPDAGASANNYVALMTQLSNAMHSRGKLLTAAVVGSGGASILGSVFPLVDYLMLMAYDYNNFDHSTYAHAQQSLSYWRGRGLPKEKAILGVPFYGRPSWESYAQLLARGASPNSDIFNGVFYNGLPTIRSKTNLAFDQGGGIMMWELSQDATGANSLLSAIYEVKIQRGGAGPNTPAAPVGKTIWLQGFNNNYVSSKAGQGAMWCNETAIQGNNRFLVVDAGGGKVALSSNGLYVSSENGTQPITCNRPTIQDWEKFDWITTADGKVALRGSNGLYISSENGVQAMTCTRPEVQGWEAFTFGEISAARSAQVGEPTPGKEIDGNKERAAVVFPNPVTKGSPITIKVQDYDSKAPVEVSVLDLNKKVLSNVKANTQTVSVGTANIPGGYYIIVITNGRNSYTKRVLVL; from the coding sequence ATGAAGATCAATTCTATCCTGTCTCTACGTAATGTTAACCGCAATGCACGAACAGCTTTGAAATTCCTTTGCGCCCTATTGTTGACCCTTAGTTTTACCCTGTCTGCGTCAACTGTTTCTGCCCAGTTTAAGGTGATCGGCTATATGCCTTCCTGGGCGGGTGATGTCAACACTGTTCAGTACAGCAAACTGACGCATATCAACTATGCGTTCCTGTTGCCTACCAACACGGGAGGACTGCAGGCGATCGAAAATCCCAGCAAACTTCAGAGTCTTGTAAGCACTGCTCATGCCAGGGGTGTAAAAGTGCTCATCTCCGTAGGTGGCTGGAACAATGGTAACGACCAGGGTTTTGAAAGCCTGGCGGCTAATGCGACCTACCGGAATAACTTCGTTAACAACATGATCAATTTCGTGAACCAGTACAACCTGGATGGAACGGATATTGATTGGGAATACCCCGATGCCGGTGCGTCTGCCAACAACTATGTGGCCCTGATGACGCAGCTGTCCAACGCGATGCACAGCCGTGGTAAACTGCTTACTGCTGCCGTGGTAGGTAGCGGCGGCGCCAGCATCCTCGGCTCTGTATTCCCGCTCGTGGACTATCTCATGCTTATGGCCTACGATTACAACAACTTCGACCACTCCACTTATGCGCATGCGCAACAGTCCCTCAGCTATTGGAGAGGCCGTGGTCTACCCAAAGAAAAGGCTATCCTGGGTGTACCTTTCTATGGTCGTCCTTCCTGGGAATCATATGCCCAGCTCCTCGCCAGAGGTGCCAGCCCCAACTCCGATATCTTTAACGGCGTGTTCTACAATGGTCTTCCTACTATCAGGAGCAAAACAAACCTGGCCTTCGATCAGGGTGGCGGTATCATGATGTGGGAGCTTTCCCAGGATGCTACCGGTGCTAACTCCCTGTTGTCTGCCATCTATGAGGTGAAAATACAGAGAGGCGGTGCTGGTCCTAATACGCCTGCAGCTCCTGTTGGCAAAACCATCTGGCTCCAGGGTTTCAATAACAACTATGTAAGCTCCAAAGCTGGACAAGGTGCTATGTGGTGTAATGAAACAGCGATTCAGGGCAACAACCGCTTCCTGGTAGTAGATGCTGGTGGTGGCAAGGTCGCCCTGAGCAGCAATGGCCTGTATGTATCTTCTGAAAACGGTACACAGCCGATCACTTGTAATCGTCCTACTATCCAGGATTGGGAGAAATTTGACTGGATCACTACTGCCGACGGTAAAGTAGCCCTCAGAGGTAGCAACGGTCTCTATATCTCTTCTGAAAATGGTGTACAAGCGATGACCTGCACCCGTCCGGAAGTACAAGGCTGGGAAGCATTCACCTTCGGTGAGATAAGCGCGGCCAGATCCGCACAGGTAGGCGAACCTACACCAGGTAAAGAAATAGACGGAAATAAAGAGCGTGCAGCGGTGGTATTCCCTAACCCGGTAACCAAGGGCAGCCCGATCACCATCAAGGTACAGGATTATGACAGCAAAGCCCCTGTAGAGGTATCCGTATTGGATCTCAATAAAAAAGTACTATCTAATGTAAAAGCAAATACCCAGACAGTATCTGTTGGTACTGCCAACATCCCCGGTGGTTATTATATCATTGTGATCACCAATGGTCGCAACAGTTATACAAAACGAGTATTGGTACTTTAA
- the map gene encoding type I methionyl aminopeptidase, with the protein MSISSSADLEGMQRISNAVAVTLKQMREYAKPGMSTRELDEYGRTILESYGARSAPKLTYGFPGWTCISVNNEAAHGIPAEKKVLHEGDLVNIDVSAELDGYWADNGGSFVLGQDINNHQALVNASRDILFRALKEIKDGVKIADLGGFIEKAAKKKGYNVLRNLLGHGIGRGLHEAPHEIPNFYDRFNKGVFRKNAVVAIETFISTNGTIAETLSDGWTLVAKNSFVAQHEHTIIVTDKEPIILTAANDIWA; encoded by the coding sequence ATGTCAATATCCTCAAGTGCAGACCTGGAAGGCATGCAACGCATCAGCAACGCAGTAGCAGTGACACTCAAACAAATGAGAGAATACGCCAAGCCTGGTATGTCTACCCGCGAGTTGGATGAATACGGCCGCACCATACTCGAATCATATGGCGCACGCTCCGCTCCCAAACTCACCTACGGCTTCCCCGGATGGACCTGCATCAGCGTCAATAACGAAGCCGCACATGGTATCCCAGCAGAAAAGAAAGTACTGCACGAAGGAGACCTGGTCAATATCGACGTATCTGCCGAACTCGATGGATACTGGGCAGATAACGGGGGATCATTCGTATTGGGCCAGGACATCAACAACCACCAGGCCCTTGTAAACGCCTCCCGTGATATATTGTTCCGCGCACTTAAAGAAATAAAAGATGGCGTAAAGATTGCCGACTTAGGTGGCTTCATAGAAAAAGCCGCTAAGAAAAAAGGTTACAACGTCCTTAGAAACCTGCTCGGCCATGGCATCGGCAGAGGCCTTCATGAAGCACCGCACGAAATACCTAACTTCTATGATCGTTTTAATAAAGGCGTATTTCGTAAAAATGCCGTAGTCGCCATCGAAACCTTCATTTCCACCAATGGTACTATCGCCGAAACGCTCAGTGATGGCTGGACACTGGTCGCTAAAAATAGCTTCGTCGCGCAACATGAACATACCATCATCGTTACCGACAAGGAACCTATCATCCTCACCGCCGCCAACGATATCTGGGCATAA
- a CDS encoding ThuA domain-containing protein: MISVFFRSNLILINSRQPLYQRAVAALACLLLLLLPCRMQAGTAPAFKVLALSENGGHHVQFSAAAKVWLNKLAQEQHFTVDYITDTHLIDDQYLSQYRLFLQLDYPPYAWETKAVAAFERYIDQGRGGWVGLHHATLLGEFDGYPLWNWFHRFMGQIRFKDYIANFASGEVVVEDSVHPVMKGIPKTFTIPKEEWYTYDRSPRMQVHVLAHVDERTYQPPSNKKMGDHPVIWTNPHYAARNVYIFIGHDPGLLQLPVYTALLRNAILWASGK; encoded by the coding sequence ATGATCTCCGTTTTTTTTCGTTCGAACCTGATCTTAATCAACAGCAGACAGCCCTTGTACCAGAGGGCTGTTGCTGCATTGGCCTGCTTACTCCTCCTGCTCCTGCCCTGCCGGATGCAGGCAGGTACAGCGCCTGCTTTTAAAGTACTCGCATTGTCGGAGAACGGCGGACACCATGTCCAGTTTTCTGCCGCAGCCAAAGTATGGCTGAACAAGCTGGCACAAGAGCAACATTTCACCGTCGACTATATCACAGACACCCACCTTATTGACGACCAATATTTATCCCAATACCGGCTTTTCCTCCAGCTGGATTATCCGCCTTACGCCTGGGAGACAAAAGCTGTCGCTGCCTTTGAGCGATATATCGATCAGGGGCGCGGTGGCTGGGTAGGGTTGCATCATGCCACCCTTCTGGGCGAGTTTGATGGCTATCCCCTCTGGAACTGGTTCCACCGGTTTATGGGGCAGATCCGGTTCAAAGACTATATCGCCAATTTTGCCAGCGGCGAAGTAGTGGTAGAAGATAGCGTACACCCGGTGATGAAAGGCATTCCCAAGACGTTCACCATACCGAAGGAAGAATGGTATACGTATGATCGTAGTCCGCGTATGCAGGTACATGTACTGGCGCATGTGGATGAACGTACTTACCAGCCCCCATCCAACAAAAAGATGGGAGATCATCCGGTGATATGGACGAATCCGCATTATGCCGCCCGCAATGTCTACATTTTTATAGGACATGATCCGGGCTTACTACAGTTGCCGGTGTATACCGCCTTACTGCGTAATGCGATACTGTGGGCATCCGGCAAATGA
- a CDS encoding ABC transporter ATP-binding protein, protein MNARRSSNRRRGDEEEKVSLKERLDALKNLPRFFKMVWDASPGLTLTNAILRIVRAALPLMALYVGKLIIDEVVLLIQHKGPYSLTYLWELVAIQFGLSILSDALNRAMSLLDSLMGDRFANRTSVRIMEHAATLDLDQFEDAEFYDKLERARQQTVGRTVLLSQVLSQVQDLITMGFLAAGLIIFNPWLIILLFVAVIPVFLGEAHFNDKQYALYYGQTSERRELDYIRYLGASDESAREVKIFDLSSFLINRFKQLSEKFYQASRSLSIQRSVWGTVFSMLGSAGYYGAYIYIILRTVSGHLSIGDLTFLTGSFRQLSTLLEGILTRFTYVSQGAIYLKDLFEFFEIKPHIQPPTTPRPFPNPIQQGITFENVGFKYRNAEKWANRHLSFTLHAGEKLALVGENGAGKTTLVKLLARLYDPTEGRILLDGHDLREYDLTELRKQVGIIFQDFLRYQMTMANNIAVGDIGDKEDRPRIVSAARQSLADQLAARLPQHYDQMLGKRFNNGVELSGGEWQKIALARAYMKDAQLLILDEPTAALDARAEYDVFLRFADLTKGKTSVLISHRFSTVRMADRILVLDKGTLAEIGSHEELLAQDGTYAALFHLQAQGYR, encoded by the coding sequence ATGAATGCACGACGATCATCCAACCGCAGAAGAGGCGACGAAGAAGAAAAGGTATCGCTGAAAGAAAGACTGGACGCACTGAAAAACCTGCCCCGATTTTTTAAAATGGTCTGGGATGCCAGCCCGGGTCTTACCCTCACCAATGCCATATTACGCATCGTAAGAGCCGCATTGCCACTCATGGCGCTCTACGTCGGAAAGCTCATCATCGACGAAGTCGTGCTCCTGATACAACACAAAGGCCCGTACTCTCTGACCTACCTGTGGGAACTCGTAGCGATACAGTTCGGGCTCTCCATCCTGTCCGATGCACTCAACAGGGCCATGTCTCTCCTCGATAGCCTCATGGGCGACCGCTTCGCCAACCGTACCTCCGTCCGGATCATGGAACATGCCGCCACCCTCGACCTCGACCAGTTCGAAGATGCCGAATTCTATGATAAGCTCGAACGTGCCCGCCAGCAAACTGTTGGTCGTACCGTACTGCTATCACAAGTGCTCAGCCAGGTACAAGACCTCATCACCATGGGATTCCTCGCTGCAGGCCTCATCATATTCAACCCATGGCTCATCATCCTGCTGTTCGTCGCCGTAATACCGGTCTTCCTGGGTGAAGCACACTTTAATGATAAACAATATGCCCTCTACTACGGGCAAACCTCCGAAAGGCGCGAACTCGACTATATCCGCTACCTCGGCGCCAGCGATGAAAGCGCCAGGGAAGTCAAAATATTCGACCTCTCGTCCTTCCTTATCAATCGTTTTAAACAACTATCAGAGAAATTCTACCAGGCCAGCCGAAGCCTGTCCATACAACGCTCCGTATGGGGCACCGTCTTTTCCATGTTAGGTAGCGCCGGCTACTACGGAGCCTATATATACATCATCCTCCGTACCGTCAGCGGTCACCTGTCCATCGGCGATCTCACCTTCCTGACTGGCTCCTTCAGACAACTCAGTACCTTACTCGAAGGTATCCTGACTCGTTTCACCTACGTTTCTCAAGGGGCCATCTACCTCAAAGACCTCTTCGAATTCTTTGAGATCAAACCTCACATACAACCACCAACGACACCCCGGCCTTTCCCTAATCCTATACAACAGGGTATCACCTTCGAAAACGTCGGCTTCAAATACCGCAATGCCGAAAAATGGGCCAACCGCCACCTCAGCTTCACCTTGCACGCTGGCGAAAAACTAGCCCTGGTAGGAGAGAATGGGGCAGGCAAAACCACCTTGGTGAAATTATTAGCACGCCTCTATGATCCGACAGAAGGCCGCATCCTTCTTGATGGCCACGACCTCCGCGAATACGACCTCACCGAACTTCGCAAACAAGTAGGGATCATCTTCCAGGATTTCCTTCGCTACCAGATGACCATGGCCAACAACATCGCCGTAGGCGACATCGGGGATAAAGAGGATCGCCCGCGTATCGTTAGCGCCGCCAGGCAAAGCCTGGCCGATCAGTTGGCCGCCCGCTTGCCCCAACACTACGACCAGATGTTGGGCAAACGATTCAATAACGGGGTTGAACTATCAGGAGGAGAGTGGCAGAAGATCGCATTGGCACGTGCCTATATGAAAGATGCCCAACTGCTCATACTCGACGAACCTACCGCCGCACTCGATGCCCGCGCAGAATATGACGTATTCCTGCGATTCGCCGATCTCACAAAAGGGAAAACATCCGTACTCATATCACATCGCTTCTCCACCGTACGTATGGCCGATCGCATCCTGGTACTTGATAAAGGTACATTGGCAGAAATAGGCAGCCACGAAGAATTGCTGGCGCAGGATGGAACCTATGCAGCCCTCTTCCACCTGCAGGCACAGGGATACCGATAA
- a CDS encoding SDR family oxidoreductase encodes MSAVVLITGASSGLGETIANYLADKGYIVYGTSRNIHSEGRKFHTLQMDVGDPESIRRCVQHILHAQARIDVLINNAGLSIAGVTEHLLLADVQQTFDTNLFGVIRVCQEVLPYMRAQQQGRIINISSIGAEIGLPYRGIYSASKAALDRFTEALRLEVAPFGIQACSFQPGAIKTGINQRRLRTTVPTGSPYQHSFESTYAGIDRSIEKGSTPLSFCPVILHIIRSKHIKRCYRVGTLLEKIAVLLKQLLPATLFERLISRYYQH; translated from the coding sequence ATGTCGGCGGTCGTACTCATTACAGGTGCCTCTTCGGGATTGGGCGAGACAATCGCCAATTACCTGGCCGATAAAGGATACATCGTATATGGCACCTCCCGTAATATCCATTCCGAAGGGAGGAAGTTCCACACCCTTCAAATGGATGTAGGCGATCCGGAGAGTATCCGGCGGTGTGTACAGCACATCCTGCACGCGCAAGCACGTATCGATGTGTTGATTAATAACGCCGGACTGAGTATCGCCGGTGTGACCGAACATCTCTTGCTGGCAGATGTTCAGCAGACCTTTGATACCAATCTGTTTGGCGTAATACGTGTATGCCAGGAAGTACTGCCGTATATGCGGGCGCAACAGCAAGGCCGTATCATTAATATCAGCTCTATCGGTGCGGAGATAGGATTACCTTACCGGGGTATCTATAGCGCCAGCAAAGCCGCATTGGATCGTTTTACAGAAGCACTCCGGCTCGAAGTAGCGCCCTTCGGTATTCAGGCTTGCAGTTTCCAGCCGGGTGCTATTAAAACGGGGATCAACCAACGCCGGCTACGCACTACGGTACCCACCGGTTCTCCTTACCAGCATAGTTTCGAAAGTACCTATGCTGGTATCGATCGCAGTATAGAAAAGGGATCGACGCCGCTTTCATTTTGTCCGGTTATATTACACATCATCCGCTCCAAACATATCAAACGATGCTATCGTGTCGGTACTCTGCTCGAAAAGATAGCCGTGCTTCTTAAGCAGCTATTACCTGCTACACTGTTTGAACGCCTGATCAGCAGGTATTATCAGCATTAA
- a CDS encoding outer membrane protein assembly factor BamB family protein encodes MKLYPLLLSCLLYIGLPLIPASAQDTLFRFALVTDTHIGAETAAEDLQHTVADINNLPDIAFVIFSGDITEFGSDDELTTAYSIISQLHKPWHIVPGNHDTKWSESGCNSFRKVFGGETFSFRYKGYWFLGTNCGPNMRMGPGQVPRENIVWLEQQLQREPDKTIPLIYINHYPQDTSLNNWYEVLDRLHDRNVKAMLCGHGHANRALRFEGMPGIMCRSNLRAKAPIGGYNIVSVLDTALVFNERRPHTTTLPAWHIANTSRNTWQLDPFRPGYEMNQEYPQVHVRWQLQEQGDIGSAVAITGDRVVYTNTNGEIKAVQLDTGKPLWKYTTGGKIYATPLIYKQYVITPSSDGSVYCLDLTTGKLHWKYETGKAIVSSPAVYRSWVVIAGSDGHCRAWDIASGQLKWDFEGIRNFVETRPLVYQDKVIFGSWGNECYALDASSGAKAWSWSNGAANRMFSPAACWPVATAGKLYLVSPDRYMTALDVASGKENWRHRDSANWVRESIGLSADSSLVFVKTMQGHILAYAANSDTQSLVWKSPVPLGYEICPSPLNEKDGVLYVPTQSGVLYALSATSGDLRWKYKYTNCLINTAQPAGKNQVITSSADGKLICLEIVKRR; translated from the coding sequence ATGAAACTGTACCCGCTACTCCTCAGCTGCCTGTTGTACATAGGCCTGCCGCTGATACCGGCATCGGCCCAGGATACCCTCTTCCGGTTTGCCCTCGTCACCGATACCCATATCGGCGCCGAAACAGCTGCCGAAGACCTCCAGCATACCGTCGCCGATATCAATAACCTACCCGACATCGCCTTCGTCATCTTCTCCGGAGATATCACCGAATTCGGGTCCGATGACGAGCTGACAACCGCCTACAGCATCATCAGCCAGCTGCATAAACCCTGGCATATCGTACCGGGCAACCACGACACCAAATGGTCTGAAAGTGGTTGCAACTCCTTCCGCAAAGTATTTGGCGGCGAAACATTCAGCTTCCGCTACAAAGGATACTGGTTCCTTGGCACTAATTGCGGCCCCAACATGCGAATGGGACCCGGCCAGGTACCGCGGGAAAATATCGTCTGGCTAGAACAACAACTGCAACGGGAACCGGATAAAACCATCCCGCTCATCTATATCAATCATTATCCCCAGGATACCAGCCTCAATAACTGGTACGAAGTCCTCGACCGGCTGCACGACCGGAACGTGAAAGCCATGCTCTGCGGACATGGACATGCCAACCGGGCACTCCGCTTCGAAGGTATGCCAGGCATCATGTGCCGGTCCAACCTGCGGGCAAAAGCACCGATAGGAGGGTACAATATCGTATCCGTACTGGATACCGCGCTGGTCTTCAACGAACGCCGCCCGCACACAACAACCTTGCCGGCCTGGCATATCGCCAATACCAGCCGTAATACCTGGCAGCTAGATCCATTTCGCCCCGGCTATGAGATGAACCAGGAATATCCCCAGGTACATGTCCGCTGGCAACTGCAGGAACAGGGAGATATCGGCAGCGCCGTCGCCATCACCGGCGATCGCGTGGTCTATACCAATACTAACGGAGAGATCAAAGCAGTACAGCTCGACACTGGGAAGCCCTTGTGGAAATACACCACCGGAGGCAAGATATACGCAACCCCCCTGATCTATAAGCAGTATGTAATCACCCCTTCCTCGGATGGCAGCGTATATTGCCTGGACCTGACAACTGGTAAGTTGCATTGGAAATATGAGACTGGTAAAGCAATCGTGTCCTCTCCGGCTGTATACAGGAGCTGGGTAGTCATCGCAGGTTCCGATGGTCACTGCCGTGCCTGGGATATTGCTTCCGGACAGCTGAAATGGGACTTCGAGGGTATCCGCAATTTCGTGGAAACCCGCCCCCTCGTCTATCAGGATAAAGTGATCTTTGGCTCCTGGGGCAACGAATGTTATGCCCTAGATGCCTCTTCCGGTGCCAAAGCCTGGAGCTGGTCCAATGGCGCCGCCAATCGTATGTTCTCCCCGGCAGCCTGCTGGCCTGTTGCTACCGCCGGAAAACTATACCTCGTCTCTCCGGATAGATATATGACCGCCCTCGATGTCGCCAGCGGTAAAGAAAACTGGCGCCACCGCGATTCGGCCAACTGGGTCCGGGAGTCCATCGGCTTGTCCGCAGATAGTAGCCTCGTATTCGTAAAGACCATGCAGGGCCATATCCTGGCGTACGCCGCCAACAGCGATACCCAATCCCTGGTATGGAAATCACCGGTGCCCCTCGGATATGAAATATGCCCTTCGCCTCTCAACGAAAAAGATGGCGTACTCTATGTCCCCACACAATCTGGTGTCCTGTATGCCCTGTCTGCCACCAGCGGTGACCTCCGCTGGAAATACAAATACACCAACTGCCTCATCAATACAGCACAACCTGCGGGTAAAAACCAGGTCATTACCTCCTCGGCAGATGGTAAATTAATTTGTCTGGAAATAGTGAAAAGACGGTAA
- a CDS encoding ABC transporter ATP-binding protein: MANPYVSLLKTAWKYARKEKKKYVLIYAMFIAANIAAAMNPILFGWFIGKVQQDTTQIMYHALLYAGGYFALKLIEWGFHGPARIMEMELGFNLSRNFLQERYHQALHLPVKWHQDHHSGATINRIRKAYEALRNFFGHGFMYLHAVSKLVFSLIAMMYFSPLFGFIGLLLGVVAIGVIFIFDKPYIKTLEEVNEKEHVVSSTLFDSLSNIMTVITLRLEKSMESGLMGKVYRIFYPYRKNVVINEWKWFCADMLVTLIYCVIGLGYIYQNWEPGKVFYVAGLVTLLGYVNNFTSVFHDVAWQYSDIVQYNTYVQTADNISESYKQQHRPDAAPQLPERWKSIELKNISFSHRAAYDDAYAPQSLHNLHINIARGKRIALIGESGSGKSTLLSLLRGLYSPQPGVQLLVDGQPFDLATLNETVTLFPQEPEIFENTIAYNVTLGLPFEEADIRAVCESAHFTEVIAQLPNGLESDIREKGVNLSGGQKQRLALARGILAARESQVVLMDEPTSSVDPKTEAMIYDKLFSAFADKAIISSMHRLHLLAKFDYVYILHQGNIVDEGTFEYLRQHSPVFGELWKHQQETVGRQLL, translated from the coding sequence ATGGCTAACCCTTATGTATCCTTACTCAAAACAGCCTGGAAATATGCTCGTAAGGAAAAAAAGAAATACGTACTCATCTATGCTATGTTCATCGCAGCCAATATTGCCGCCGCGATGAATCCCATCCTGTTTGGATGGTTTATTGGCAAGGTCCAGCAGGATACTACCCAGATCATGTACCACGCATTGTTATATGCGGGTGGATATTTTGCGCTCAAACTCATTGAATGGGGATTCCATGGCCCGGCCAGGATCATGGAAATGGAACTGGGCTTCAATCTCAGCCGTAACTTTCTGCAGGAACGGTATCACCAGGCCCTTCACCTGCCCGTTAAATGGCACCAGGATCATCACAGCGGGGCTACCATCAACCGCATCCGGAAAGCTTACGAAGCCCTGAGGAACTTCTTCGGACACGGGTTTATGTACCTCCATGCCGTATCCAAACTGGTATTCTCCCTCATCGCCATGATGTACTTCTCCCCACTCTTCGGATTCATCGGCTTGCTCCTCGGTGTAGTCGCCATCGGCGTCATCTTCATCTTCGACAAGCCATATATCAAAACACTCGAAGAAGTCAACGAAAAAGAACACGTCGTATCTTCCACCTTATTTGATAGCCTCTCCAATATTATGACCGTGATCACTCTCCGGCTCGAAAAAAGTATGGAATCCGGACTGATGGGAAAAGTATACCGCATCTTCTACCCGTACCGGAAAAATGTCGTGATCAACGAATGGAAATGGTTCTGCGCCGATATGCTCGTGACGTTGATCTATTGTGTAATAGGACTGGGATATATCTATCAGAATTGGGAACCGGGGAAGGTCTTCTACGTGGCAGGGCTGGTCACCTTGCTGGGATATGTCAATAACTTCACCAGCGTATTCCATGATGTCGCCTGGCAATATTCCGATATCGTACAGTATAATACCTACGTGCAGACAGCCGACAATATCAGCGAGTCGTACAAACAGCAACACCGTCCGGATGCAGCTCCACAGCTGCCTGAACGCTGGAAGTCCATAGAACTGAAAAACATCAGCTTCTCCCATCGGGCTGCCTACGATGATGCCTACGCTCCGCAAAGCCTGCATAACCTTCATATCAACATTGCCCGCGGAAAACGTATCGCCCTGATAGGAGAGAGCGGCAGTGGTAAGAGTACGTTGTTGTCCCTGCTCAGAGGCTTGTATAGCCCGCAACCTGGCGTGCAGTTGCTCGTAGATGGCCAGCCTTTCGACCTGGCGACTCTCAACGAAACCGTCACCTTGTTCCCGCAGGAACCTGAAATATTCGAAAATACGATCGCCTATAACGTCACCCTCGGCCTTCCTTTCGAAGAAGCCGATATCAGGGCCGTCTGTGAAAGCGCCCATTTTACCGAAGTCATCGCTCAGCTACCCAATGGCCTCGAATCCGATATACGCGAAAAAGGAGTGAACCTCTCCGGTGGCCAGAAGCAACGGCTGGCCCTGGCACGGGGTATATTGGCAGCCCGCGAAAGCCAGGTCGTACTGATGGATGAACCCACCAGCAGCGTCGATCCGAAAACCGAAGCTATGATCTATGACAAATTGTTCAGCGCCTTCGCCGACAAAGCAATCATCTCCTCCATGCACCGGTTACACCTGCTGGCCAAATTCGACTACGTATACATCCTGCACCAGGGCAACATCGTAGATGAAGGTACCTTCGAATATCTCCGCCAACATAGCCCTGTATTCGGAGAGCTGTGGAAACACCAGCAGGAAACCGTCGGCCGTCAACTGCTGTAA